The following nucleotide sequence is from Candidatus Hydrogenedentota bacterium.
GGCAGCTTTCTGGCGTGCTTGTTCCACGGCTTGTTGTATTTCCTTCCCGTCTACATCGTGACGCTCGCGGTCGGCGGCGCTTGGGAAACGCTGTTCGCCGTCGTGCGCAAACATGAAATCAACGAGGGCTTCCTCGTAACCAGCCTGTTGTTCCCGCTGGTCCTCCCGCCTACCATTCCCTTATGGCAGGTCGCGGTGGGCATCACCTTCGGTGTTGTCATCGGCAAGGAAATCTTCGGCGGCGTCGGCATGAACTTGCTTAATCCGGCGCTGACGGCCCGCGCCTTCCTTTACTTCGCCTACCCGGCCCAGATCAGCGGCGACAAGGTCTGGACTGCCGTGGACGGCTACAGCGGCGCGACCGCGCTGGCCGTAATCAAGGACAGCGGCCTTTCCTCCATCGCGCCGTCCGGACTCCTGGATTGGAACCTGACCGACGGCAAGCTGTCATGGCTCGAATCGTTCATCGGCATCGAACCCGGGTCGATGGGCGAGACCTCGGCGCTCTTCTGCATCTTCGGTGCGGCCGTGCTCGTCCTCACCGGCGTGGGTTCCTGGCGCACCATGGCGGGCATCCTGGTTGGCGCGGTGCTGTGTTCGCTCGGCCTGAACGCCATCGGGTCCGAGACGAACCCTGCCTTCGCGCTGCCGTTCCACTGGCACCTGGTCATCGGCGGCCTGGCGTTCGGAACGGTGTTCATGGCCACGGACCCGGTCTCTTCTCCGTTCACCCACACCGGGAAATGGGTCTATGGCGCCTTGATCGGCGTGTTGATCATCCTGATGCGTGTCGTCAATCCGGCCTATCCGGAAACGGTGATGCTGGTCATTCTCTTAATGAATGTGTTTGCCCCCTTGATCGATTATTTCGTGATACAGGCGAACGTGAAACGGAGGGCAGCCCGTTATGCAGCGTGAAGGCACGCTCTACACCATCATCTTCTCCTGCGTGGTCTGCGGCATCTGTTCGGTCCTCGTATCGGGCGCCGCGGTCGGCCTCAAACCGCGTCAGGAAGCCAACAAGATCCTCGATCGGCAGACCAAGGTGCTGTCCGTGGCAGGCAAGATCGGCGAAGACGAGAGCCTGTCCCGGACCGAAATCCAGGAACGGTACGCCAAGTAC
It contains:
- a CDS encoding NADH:ubiquinone reductase (Na(+)-transporting) subunit B — encoded protein: MSVLRKLMDKPARLFEKGGKLEKLYPLWEAVDTFAFTPGTVTRTASHIRDGLDLKRLMITVVVALIPCTVMAMYNTGLQANMTLDPAAIGHLEGWRHAVMQGLGFGYDAGSFLACLFHGLLYFLPVYIVTLAVGGAWETLFAVVRKHEINEGFLVTSLLFPLVLPPTIPLWQVAVGITFGVVIGKEIFGGVGMNLLNPALTARAFLYFAYPAQISGDKVWTAVDGYSGATALAVIKDSGLSSIAPSGLLDWNLTDGKLSWLESFIGIEPGSMGETSALFCIFGAAVLVLTGVGSWRTMAGILVGAVLCSLGLNAIGSETNPAFALPFHWHLVIGGLAFGTVFMATDPVSSPFTHTGKWVYGALIGVLIILMRVVNPAYPETVMLVILLMNVFAPLIDYFVIQANVKRRAARYAA